A genome region from Thermomonospora amylolytica includes the following:
- a CDS encoding aldo/keto reductase — MTEQPAAASGEFALGGALPVNRLGFGAMRITGPGVWGEPEDRDEALRVLRRAVELGVNLIDTADSYGPFVSEDLIAEALYPYPDDLVIATKGGFTRQGPGIWQPVGRPEYLRQCVEMSLRRLKLERIDLYQLHRIDPKVPLEDQIGVLRDMRDEGKIRYIGLSEVDVEQIEAARAIVDIVSVQNLYNLTQRDHEPVLEHCEKHGIGFIPWFPLATGKLAAPGGALDDAAERHNATPAQIALAWLLHRSPVMLPIPGTSKVAHLEDNLAAATISLVPEEVDRLSSLV, encoded by the coding sequence ATGACCGAGCAGCCGGCCGCGGCCAGTGGTGAGTTCGCGCTGGGCGGCGCCCTGCCGGTGAACCGGCTGGGCTTCGGGGCGATGCGGATCACCGGGCCCGGGGTGTGGGGAGAGCCGGAGGATCGGGACGAGGCCCTCCGGGTGCTGCGGCGGGCCGTCGAGCTGGGCGTGAACCTGATCGACACGGCCGACTCCTACGGGCCGTTCGTCAGCGAGGACCTGATCGCCGAGGCGCTGTACCCGTACCCGGACGACCTGGTGATCGCCACCAAGGGCGGGTTCACCCGGCAGGGGCCGGGCATCTGGCAGCCGGTGGGGCGGCCGGAGTACCTGCGGCAGTGCGTGGAGATGAGCCTGCGGCGGCTGAAGCTGGAGCGGATCGACCTGTACCAGTTGCACCGGATCGACCCGAAGGTGCCGCTGGAGGACCAGATCGGCGTGCTGCGCGACATGCGGGACGAGGGCAAGATCCGCTACATCGGCCTGTCGGAGGTCGACGTGGAGCAGATCGAGGCCGCCCGCGCGATCGTCGACATCGTCAGCGTGCAGAACCTCTACAACCTCACCCAGCGCGACCACGAGCCGGTGCTGGAGCACTGCGAGAAGCACGGCATCGGGTTCATCCCCTGGTTCCCGCTGGCCACCGGCAAGCTCGCCGCCCCCGGCGGGGCCCTGGACGACGCCGCCGAACGCCACAACGCCACCCCGGCCCAGATCGCCCTGGCCTGGCTGCTGCACCGCTCCCCGGTCATGCTCCCGATCCCCGGCACCTCCAAGGTCGCCCATCTGGAGGACAACCTCGCCGCCGCCACGATCTCCCTCGTCCCCGAGGAGGTCGACCGCCTGTCCTCCCTCGTCTGA
- a CDS encoding helix-turn-helix transcriptional regulator, with translation MGAPVDRAVWKRIEGIQGEPLDLMAIRLGRSHYAPHTHAEYAIGACTDGVEVIRYRGERHYSDPGSLVVLEPDEPHTGGPAVDGGMAYRVVYPAGSLLLDGAGQPAERPPHFRDPIIADPGLAERLRQAHRTLTRGDDPLEGEIRLLSVLSDLVHRHATWVRPVPRRDARDCRRIATAVMERLSADITDPPTLAEIATALQMSRYQVLRAFRNAMGMPPYAWLAQYRVHQARLLLERGHRPADAAALTGFADQAHLTRWFRKVLGVTPGAFRTGITPGTPSPSTPASFD, from the coding sequence ATGGGCGCACCGGTGGACCGTGCGGTCTGGAAGCGGATCGAGGGCATCCAGGGGGAGCCGCTCGACCTGATGGCGATACGCCTCGGCAGGAGCCACTACGCGCCGCACACCCATGCCGAGTACGCGATCGGGGCGTGCACCGACGGGGTCGAGGTCATCCGCTACCGAGGGGAACGCCACTACTCCGACCCCGGCAGCCTGGTGGTCCTCGAGCCGGACGAGCCGCACACCGGCGGCCCCGCGGTCGACGGCGGCATGGCCTACCGGGTCGTCTATCCGGCCGGTTCGCTGTTGCTGGACGGCGCGGGCCAGCCGGCGGAACGGCCGCCGCACTTCCGCGATCCGATCATCGCCGATCCCGGGCTGGCCGAACGCCTCCGCCAGGCGCACAGGACGCTGACCAGGGGCGACGATCCTCTGGAGGGCGAGATCAGGCTGCTGTCGGTGCTGAGCGACCTGGTCCACCGGCACGCCACCTGGGTGCGACCCGTTCCCCGGCGGGACGCGCGCGACTGCCGGCGCATCGCCACCGCCGTGATGGAACGCCTCTCGGCCGACATCACCGACCCGCCCACCCTCGCCGAGATCGCCACCGCCCTGCAGATGTCGCGCTACCAGGTGCTCCGCGCGTTCCGGAACGCCATGGGCATGCCCCCGTACGCCTGGCTCGCCCAGTACCGCGTCCACCAGGCCCGCCTCCTGCTGGAACGCGGCCACCGCCCGGCGGACGCCGCCGCCCTCACCGGCTTCGCCGACCAGGCCCACCTGACCCGTTGGTTCCGCAAGGTCCTCGGCGTGACCCCCGGCGCCTTCCGCACCGGCATCACCCCCGGCACGCCGTCCCCCTCGACACCGGCATCCTTCGACTAA